agTTAAGGGAGGCGAGGGCGCGGGAAGCTGAGCTGCCGTTAATGAGGGAAGCCGGGGCGAGTGCAGGCGtagaggggaagaagggagaaagcaaATAGGTTTGGGAACGTGTATTAGAGGGGCATGGGCGGGCGCTAGGACCGAGCGTCGGGGAGGTGCGGCTTTGGGGCTCCCTGGGCGCGAGCTTCCATGGAGGTGACGCGGCGGTGGCGGAGATCGCTGGCCCGGACTAAGCACTGCAGGGAGAGGACACTCGGCTACCTTGGGCCTCGGCTTGTCTCTCCCCGCGCACTTCACTGCGCGCCTTCCTTCGTACTACTTGAGGGTCATGCTCTGGTCCGGGGGCGCCCAGCCTTTCCTCGGGCCCCACGGCACTTTCCTCGCCCAGCCACGCACCCTTGTGCACCCCTGCGCGCCGGGGCCAGGTGGTGGAGGCCGTGGAGGGCCTGGCCGCTGATTGGCTGCTGCGACCGCGGGGCGGGGCAGGTAGGCGACGCTTGACCTCTGCGGACCTGACTGTTTTTCCCGCCATGTCGTTCGTGGAGAGCGGGAGGCGCTCAGCCCTTTCTCGCCGCCGTCTAAGCACTGCTGTCCCGTTTGCTCAACCGGCGTTTTCCGCTTTCACTCAGGGAGACAGCTGGGGTGAGGGTGAAGTCGACGAGGAGGAGGGATGCAACCGAGTGGCCCGTGACCTGCGGGCGGAGTTCTCGGCTAGGGCGTCGTCGGAACCTAGAAAGGACTCGCTACTCCGGCCAGATGGGGACGGGTCTCCCGCCCTGCCCGATAAACGCAATGGCATTTTCTCGGCGGATGCGGGCGGCAGAGTCCAAGCCCGGCGCTGGCCGGTCCAGGTCCTTTCAGTTCTCTGTTCGCTGCTGTTTGCCATCCTCCTCGCCTTCCTTCTCGCCATCACCTACCTGATCGTAAAAGGTACGGAATGAAGCCCGGGCCTTGAAGTGTGTCCAGAGTTTACTTTAGTTGAGCCTGGACGTGGCTCTCCCCTTCGTCTCCCTCGCTCCATCAAAGGCCGGCAAGCTGGTAGCCGCTTTCATCCAGAGTCCTCGTCCGCACCTTTCTTTGATCTTCTCccttgtcttctcttttcttaaCGGTAGAGGACCTTGGTCCGTGATCAGGAGACCCATTTTAAGAAAGGGTTTTGATAAGTGGGTAGTcttgaaaaaatatcttaaagtcGGTGAACACTTGCGGTAAAATATTGGCAAAATCAAGCAAAATGCAAAACAACCGTCATTAAAGGAAGACGGTGCAAAGTGTAATTATTAGGCTATACACGTTCAAAGAGTTTAATCCACAAATGGTTAAAGATGTACAATCCACCGATTCCTCTGTACACGTTGAATTGCTGAAGGACAAAGATTTCCATCGCACAACCCAAATTTCTACTTGCATAGGTAAAATAGACACTCTTGGGTTTTGAATTAGGTTTGCAACCCAGTGTAGTGGTGAAGTTCTGTTGTAGGAGCAAGATAGTAGGTTCTCTCTCTGATTAATGGTGTTATTTTCCGTGTCTTAAGTTGAAATATTGGCCAGGTTGGAATAGAAAGAGATGTGCCTTGCAATGTTTTCCAGTGCTTATACGGATGTATTATGTGGTTGGATATTTTATGTTGCAGTGGAAAGAGACCTCAGTTTAAGTTTCAGTTCTCAGTGGTGTGTGACTTTggctaaacaagaaaaaataccTTAGTCTGTTGTATGAAAAGCACCCAACACATTGCCACTCGAGTATTTTACTTCACTAAGTAGAATTAAATCTATTtaattccagtttttatttttcctcattgctTCCAAGCCCCTAGTGGGCTGTAGATGGCATCTAACACTTTACCATGCTTGATTTTCATGCACAAGGCAGATTGGCAAGTTAATGTGAGAGTTTTACCTCTTCATACAATGATATTGGGTGTAAATTGTCAATGTTAAATATTTGGGTGCCAATGTTTCATTCCTCTATCACTTCCCTCCCCCATTTTTTCAAAGCAACTCAGAGTTTTGTCTTGTAGGTAGTTTAATTCTCTTTTGCTCTGAGAGATTGCCTTTGTTCATAAAGTCACAAAACCTGGTTAAGTTGAAGTACATTGCAGAACACATTGAGCTGTGCTTATTTTGGAGGGTGGAGAAAGGAGCTGAACTCAAAACCTAGTAATTCGCATTACATAAAATGTCCAGGgaataaaatttcccattttatatacatGGCAGTTGACTCATAAAGACATCTTATTTGCTTCCTGAAGGTCACTTAGCTAGTAAATggaatcagaatttgaacccagttgTTTCGGGCTCCAGAGCACTTTCCACAACTCCACAATGCCTTTCTGGTCTTTGAGCTACTCTTCAAATTATAAAATCGTCTTTTTAACCCAAGCCCTTTTTGTACTTATAGAGTTACATGCTGAAAATTTGAAGAACGAAGATGATGTACACACTGGACTGTTAGGTATGGACTTTATTGTCACTTGATTTGATTTTTGAGctcacttttgtttttctagattaTGCTTAAACTATACAGAATTTTGGTTAAATACTTAATATATTCCCTGTGCAATTTtgtttcactctttttcatttgcatttgtgTGTGGTAACTTttgttagattttctttttacatgtgTATGGGGGTATCTCCGTGTGTATACCAGACATACTAGGAATACATTCTGAATACAACTGTATGTAACAAAGACTCAGAGAATACTTAACGTTTCTTAGTTACATTTTGGAAAAGTCTCTCTACACTTCTTCCcaggaatgaaaaacaaacaaaaaaaccttaccTCACAAACTTAACAAAGATAACATCTTAAGCCGACCTCATGAGAAGTTTTAAGTTCAGATCCCCTTATAAGCAACttggtttttcaaaaaatatgaacagCATTGGGCATATTTACACAGGTTAATCATGACTAGGAAAGAGTCAACCTGAGTTTCTGTAGTATGTCTGTAGAATGCTGCAGTTTACAGGTTTGTAGTGAAAAATTCagttgttatttatctttttttctctctgcgcCGAAATGATTATGAAGACTTCAGAACTTGACCTGTCTGGCATATTTTGCTCCTGTTTGCTGTAATTTCTTTGGCTGACCACTctgaattggggtggggggggtgggaaatGGTTGAGATCCTAAGCCGCATGTTACTCCCTCCTCCAATCTTACCTAACCTATTTAAACTGCCTCCTCAAGGCTAAGGTCCTCATGGTGATACAAGGTATAGTTCACCTGATTTTGCAGAAGGGGAACCTTTATCTTCAAATTACAAACAACTTAGTTTGCTAGATGTCCCATGAAAACTTGTCTATGCTTGTCTCAACTTCTTGCATGAGAAAACACGTACTTTTTAGTTACCCATTTTGTCAGTGTGTGTTGTTAAACTGTTTCATCTCTAAAAAACAACCAAGATTTTAAGgcttttcatagcatttattgaTCTGTCAACTCTTGCTGCAGTAGAAACTGAATCTTAAGAACTAGACATGAATTCTAACTTGCTATTTAATAGTTGGCAAGATTACCAACTTACAGCTGAGGAAATGCCTATAAAATTGTATCCTTACGTTTTTACAATTGATGTAGAAGTTTTCACATGAATCCAGAATCTGTAATAAACATTGTTGTTGAAGTCATCCATTCAGAAAAATCAGAATGCAGCCTTTTATCAGATGATACTGTTTTTTTACTgttgtatttcattgtatttattttgtcttgtttacgaGGAACCTCACAGCTAAATGTAATGTTGATTGTGTATTACCTTTTTTTGATCATAATTAGTAGTCTATACATGTTGTTATCTTTATATTTCAGTGactaatgtttaaattttaatgcatACTGCCTCAATTCTCGTTTGAAAGTGGGTTGGTTTTTAGAAACAAATAATGTGAGCCCAGTAACTACTCTCCATGAAACAGTTTTCTTTCTAGACAGACTGATAAAAATTTTGCAcatgacaaatattttttattgcagtTTAATCCTAGTCCAAGGTTGGCATAGCTCAGTAAAAGCAGATTATAGCGGTGATTCTCATTTTGGTATGTGTAAGAATCACcagactttcttttaaaaatcatctctagACTTTGTTTCAGCCCCAGGGTAGGACCTAAGAATCCTCATTTTTTTACAAGTTCTGATAAACCACAGTTTGAGAAATACTTTTGCAGGGCCAGAAtcgcagtttttaaaaatgtattcaaaactAGTTAAAAGTTCTTGAGAGTTGACTAAGGACTAACAGGCTAACAGGCTAACAGGCTAACAGTATATAAACTAACAGGCTAACAATATATAAGCCTAAATGCCTGTTAAGAAACTAAGGAGCTGAGACACTGCTATTCTCTTGTCATCCTTGTTTCTCTGAAAGAAATATTCATGGAAAGCCctgtttatagtttttaaaaaagggttcGTGATGAGCATTGTATCAGTGCCTTTGGGGAGTTAATTGATCCTAATGGCTAACAGGATTAGGCTGTCACAGTGTTCATCTTCACTAGTGAGGTAGTCCAGCCAGGGAGGTGTGATTAATACTATCAGCTGATTTTGGAACTCATCTCCCCAAATCTTCCCTGGGTGGCATTAGAGTCACACTGCAGAGTTCTTAGGGCTTTCCTTTTATAATTATCCTGCAAACCATCCACTATTGTAAGCCTGTTTTTCATggagattaataaaataaaacttctgatTATTTAGTTAAAATCACATTCCTATCATTCCTCCTTGAAGTTATTTTCCGGCCAAATGGATTGCACTAATCATATACGACattgagttgtttcttttttgcacATTGGCTTTTGTATCTGTCACATTTTCCCAAATTTTATCACATTTCACACAGTCCTATTTCCAATTTTTGCGTTTTTTCCTAGTCAATATAAAGTATGATAAAATGACCTTTTATTTGAGGCAAACTTGAAATAAGTAcataagaaaaatagaaggaattGCCTTTAGCAGAAAGTACTTAATCTAAGATATTGTTATCAAGTTAAATGTAGGCCTAGTACTTTTATAAACATTGTAAATAGCATCATACAGAAATTGTAATCAGATTTGATGGAGTTTTTTCAATGTCTAAAAAGCTTTTAAAGTTGATCTTTGGTGCCTGTCATTTCTTGACACCTACTGGTTAATAGTTACCTTTAAGTCCCTTTTGTGGCTAGGAGTAGATTCCTAGCATCTTGCAGTGTCAAGGGCTATTCTCATTTTTTAGCTGCGCATTTACTGCCTGTTTTATGCCTGAGATGTTTCCAGGCTTCTACACATTTACAGAGAAGAGATGACTGACATATACTGAGTTCAATCAAAGATGAAGCCAACTCATTTAAAGAGTTGAtgatttattacttttcttctgcAGAGTGATAAGTGAGACTTTACCATCATAATTTCATGATACAGAACATTAGAAATATGGTAAAAATTTCCAAGAGAAAGGGTGTGTTGCGAAATGACCCATTCTCTTAGAAAGGCACAAGTTGGGAGCAACTCACTCAGTTTCTTCCTTGCAGTGAAAGATGATTGAAACCATGAACTTGAGCTTTTTAGGGAATGTACGAACCTTGTAATTTGAGCCCGCAGTCTATTAAGGAAATGATACAGTGCTATCTGTAGCTGGGTGGAGTAActctaatatttaatttaaaaatttacaaatatgttatCCTATTCTGCAGCACAGTCTTTGTAAAATTGTGTATATTGCTTACTCATATCAGTAAAAGAACCAaggcaaaaaagaagagaaaaacaaaagccccAAAAGACTAGAAGGATACAACCAAAATGGGTTTTGGAATtatagttagtttttttttttttaatctctgttgtttataatGAATGACCGTAACTCCCAATGAGaaaaactttgtttaaaaagaaagcacaagTTTATGGAAGTGCGAATGACACGTTCAACAATTAACAACGCTGCTGAACTTTTACAGTATACCAAAAACCGTGTTGTTTCACCTGGTATTCCCAACTATCCTGCATCCATCAGTATAAAATATTCCCTTCTAAACCATGAGATAGTTTAGGCATGGTAGCAAGGCAAAAGCAGTACAGGTTATTAGCAAGAATTATCAGTGTGCAGCTAAATTATTAGTCATGAAATCATTGCAAATCTCCTCTTGACACGTAAAAGCAGTAATGCGAACCAGACATTAGGACCTCTAAATCTCAAGAAATTGGTTTGTTATTGTTAGTATGATACTGCCTGGCCCAACTTTGGTGATCAGGAGGGATGTTTCTGAGGCTAACAAAGCCAGACTTTAGctagcatcagaatcacctggaaaacttGTTAAAACTCATTTTACTGGTCTTCACCGggtccagagtttctgattcagtaggtatgGGGTAGAGCCCAGAAATTTGCATTCCTAATAAGTTTCTAGGTTATGCTGATGCTGCTAGTTTACAAGAACTACTGGTCCAGTAGTTCCCATCCCCCAGGtgtatcaacaacaacaaacaaaaaaaaccctgaagattttctttttttgcatttataaaatttcaGACCCTATCCTTATCTCCTGAATCAAAGTTAAAGTCACTTAATGGGCTGCATGCTCAGTATGCCATCAGGGTCCATTGGACccagtcttcatttttaaattttcttgagcAGTTCTATTTGTAAGAATTGTTATTTCATATCATTTACTCTTTCTTAGGGGACCTTccagagaataaagagaaaattgagttatattttttctatagaaTAAAGCATATTTGATCTTGAAATTACCATATTGGTGTATTGGCCCCTTTTATAAACCTAAGATATATTATAAGATTTTAATGAACTTATTTTCCTGTATCTGGAAACATTttgctatttcattattttaggaATCATTTAATATTACTCATCAATTATTCTCAACTATGCTAAAAAGAATAACATGATGGAATCCTccagagcagaggtcagcaaactgtgGCCCCTGGGCCAAGTCTGATCTGCTACCTGTTTTTGTACATTAAGTTTTATCGTAGCATAGCCTTGCCTCTTGTTTTATATACTgactatggctgctttcatgctacaacagcagagttgagtagttgtgaaaGAAACCTGATGGCAGGCGAAGCTGAAGATAATTTACTATCTGATTCTTTTCAGAAAACTATAGTATTCTCATCCAGTTAGTCATTCAACAGAAAGGACTTCAGACAAAAACACGAACCATCCCCTTTTGCTAAAAGAATGTATAACAGTCTTTATCTTTTATGAATCTGTGCACGCTAATTTATTTGATACTGTTTGTAAGTGGAGAAATGCTAATGGCAGGTGACtggaaaggaatggaaaaaaaatcattggacTGAGCATTCAAATTGTTAATAAATCTAAAAGtgaaaatgttttacaaattATGGAGCAAAGATGGTTGTCTTCCACGTCTTGTAAGccatgaaagattttaaaaattccttcaagCATTGTGTTTTGATGATGCAAGTgcataaagaaaaagcaaaagtaataatAAGCTATAACCAATTAGAGATGTATCTGAAGTCTAAAATCAGTATTTACAGGATGGTTATGTTCCAGATACATGCACGAAGTTAGTAAGCAGTTTTTTGCACTTAGAGGAAATGCCCATTTAtagtgtgtttgtttgtttttaaatcagggAAACTCAGAATAAAAATTTGGGTTTACTGTATCTATTAaaatttctaacagtttttttcaggctttttattcttttgtaaattgttcattaaatgattaaaaataagggaaaatagaTAGCGAGAAGCCTCCA
This Balaenoptera musculus isolate JJ_BM4_2016_0621 chromosome 7, mBalMus1.pri.v3, whole genome shotgun sequence DNA region includes the following protein-coding sequences:
- the ARL6IP6 gene encoding ADP-ribosylation factor-like protein 6-interacting protein 6 isoform X1; the protein is MEVTRRWRRSLARTKHCRERTLGYLGPRLVSPRALHCAPSFVLLEGHALVRGRPAFPRAPRHFPRPATHPCAPLRAGARWWRPWRAWPLIGCCDRGAGQGDSWGEGEVDEEEGCNRVARDLRAEFSARASSEPRKDSLLRPDGDGSPALPDKRNGIFSADAGGRVQARRWPVQVLSVLCSLLFAILLAFLLAITYLIVKELHAENLKNEDDVHTGLLGFWTLLIISLTAGFSCCSFSWTVTYFDSFEPGMFPPTPLSPARFKSNGSFVFQDFPGEMSADAYHPPQETDWTFFPHGL
- the ARL6IP6 gene encoding ADP-ribosylation factor-like protein 6-interacting protein 6 isoform X3 is translated as MEVTRRWRRSLARTKHCRERTLGYLGPRLVSPRALHCAPSFVLLEGHALVRGRPAFPRAPRHFPRPATHPCAPLRAGARWWRPWRAWPLIGCCDRGAGQGDSWGEGEVDEEEGCNRVARDLRAEFSARASSEPRKDSLLRPDGDGSPALPDKRNGIFSADAGGRVQARRWPVQVLSVLCSLLFAILLAFLLAITYLIVKELHAENLKNEDDVHTGLLGFWTLLIISLTAGFSCCSFSWTVTYFDSFEPGMFPPTPLSPARFKSNGSFVFQETDWTFFPHGL
- the ARL6IP6 gene encoding ADP-ribosylation factor-like protein 6-interacting protein 6 isoform X4, translated to MEVTRRWRRSLARTKHCRERTLGYLGPRLVSPRALHCAPSFVLLEGHALVRGRPAFPRAPRHFPRPATHPCAPLRAGARWWRPWRAWPLIGCCDRGAGQGDSWGEGEVDEEEGCNRVARDLRAEFSARASSEPRKDSLLRPDGDGSPALPDKRNGIFSADAGGRVQARRWPVQVLSVLCSLLFAILLAFLLAITYLIVKELHAENLKNEDDVHTGLLGFWTLLIISLTAGFSCCSFSWTVTYFDSFEPGMFPPTPLSPARFKTSQEK
- the ARL6IP6 gene encoding ADP-ribosylation factor-like protein 6-interacting protein 6 isoform X2 encodes the protein MEVTRRWRRSLARTKHCRERTLGYLGPRLVSPRALHCAPSFVLLEGHALVRGRPAFPRAPRHFPRPATHPCAPLRAGARWWRPWRAWPLIGCCDRGAGQGDSWGEGEVDEEEGCNRVARDLRAEFSARASSEPRKDSLLRPDGDGSPALPDKRNGIFSADAGGRVQARRWPVQVLSVLCSLLFAILLAFLLAITYLIVKELHAENLKNEDDVHTGLLGFWTLLIISLTAGFSCCSFSWTVTYFDSFEPGMFPPTPLSPARFKKLTGHSFHMGYSMAILNGIVAALTVAWCLM
- the ARL6IP6 gene encoding ADP-ribosylation factor-like protein 6-interacting protein 6 isoform X5; this encodes MSFVESGRRSALSRRRLSTAVPFAQPAFSAFTQGDSWGEGEVDEEEGCNRVARDLRAEFSARASSEPRKDSLLRPDGDGSPALPDKRNGIFSADAGGRVQARRWPVQVLSVLCSLLFAILLAFLLAITYLIVKELHAENLKNEDDVHTGLLGFWTLLIISLTAGFSCCSFSWTVTYFDSFEPGMFPPTPLSPARFKKLTGHSFHMGYSMAILNGIVAALTVAWCLM